Genomic window (Heptranchias perlo isolate sHepPer1 chromosome 11, sHepPer1.hap1, whole genome shotgun sequence):
caaagtactttgggagaagaactggacgctCCGCAGCATTCGCAAataccttctcaacttcaaaatggttgtcatgcttttttataccttttgaaatacagattttcagtagctattacatcattagtctttattagtgtatacattaaccaattaagcccgcacagcAACCGCGGACCTCCAAtcatattaaaacaactgttatcaccttaagacagtatggtctttgtctattcagtctggttctgtagtttttatcagctcgttgtgaaatgtcttttgtattcccagactgtaagtcagttttggaatatacaaactcagcacttttaactgtctttcccacagtcacaatccattttatttagtagtgtccattttgttagtagtcaagtgttatgtttaagcttttaattaaggTTGGTCTTGtctgcacaaagcgcatttcgGTGTGGTTTTAGGACAATGACCGCcgccatgcacacaatagtcacttcatctttgcctttaacccaacagcccaaattttacgcGAACAACTTCATATTAAAATTTTGGTGATGTTGCAGTGGACTTTTGGGCATGAACTTAACACTACAAATGCAGCATAAAATGGCAAATGCACATCAGCACACTGTTAGAAATCAGCTGGAACAGACAGTCTCACAACAGATGCCCTTCGGCTGGTGCAAGACTATCTCTTCCTGGCGACCTGACTTGACAAGTCTCCAATAGCTCAAAATAGTGACATTTCAAAAACAAAATCATATAAAATAGAGCACTTTGAACAAAGGTACCCCACCCCCTGAGCTTTCCTTCCCCACTTAATTTCACACGCAGGCCAAAAGATAAGCCCTGGTGTCAAGATTAACCGTCCAGCACCATTACTAATGCATCAATGGTTTTAACTGGCATCTTAATATGTCAGCAATAtacttcctatatttaaaaaactcTAAATACACTCAGGGTCAGGATTCATGCCAGCTTTTCTTCTATTGAAATTATagatttaaaaatcaaaatgttaaataaaacaTAATTTGCAAGAATATACTTGCCCAGAACGCAGagtacaacaacgtgcatttatgttGCTAGCAATATTATAACTCCCAGGTGTTATGCCATTACTTATAGACACTGCAAGCACTTTGTATTAAAACATGTGAAAAAATATCAACATAACAGTTTCAAGTGAATTTAAATTCCATCATTGGGAGTTTCGTGCCTCCTATTCTATCGCCACTTTAAAACTGAAGGCAGAaatgaatcaattctgagggacaggataaactgtcacttagaagggcacagactaatcaaggaccGTCAACACGGAtctgttaaggggaggtcgtgtctgactaactttattgaattttctgaggaggtgacaaggaggatcgatgagggtagcacaattgacgtagtctacatggattttagcaaggtttttgacaaggtcccacatggcagattgtcaAAAAAgttaaggcccatgggatccaagggaatgtggcaaattggatccaaaattggctcagtggcaggaagcaaagggtaatggtcaacgggtgtttttgtgactggaaggctgtttccagtgggatgccGCAGGCTCGGTaccaggtcctttgctttttgtggtatacgttaacgatttggacttaaatgtacggggcatgattaagaaatttgcagatgacacagagataagccgtgtggttgatagtgaggaggaaagctgtagactgcaggaagatatcaatggactggtcaggtgggcagaaaagtggcaaatagaattcattccggagaagtgtgaggtaatgcatttggggagagcaaacaaggcaagggaatacacaataaatgagaggatactgaggtgtagaggaagtgagggacttggagtgcatatccacagatccctgaaggcagcaggacaggtagataaggtggttaagacggcatatggaatgctttcctttattagctgggcgcagtatataaaagcagggatgatatgctggaactgtataaaacactagttagatcacagcttgagtactgtgcacagttctgatcaccacattacaggaaggatgtaattgcactagagagggtgcagaggagatttaggaggatgttaccaggactggagaattttagctttgatgacagattggataggctggggttgtttgccttggaacagaggaggctgaggggtgatttgattgaggtgtacaaaactatgaggagcctagataagtccttcctatccactctctttcccttagcggaggggtcaataaccagggggcattgatttaaagtgattgatagaaggattagagtggaaataaggaaattttttttcacccagagggtggtgggggtctagaactcactgcctgagagagtggtagaggcagaaaccctcaactcactttttaaaaaaaaacctggatgtggacccaaagagccgtgacctgcatggctacggaccaaatgcgggaaagtgggattaggttgggtggcttgtttctcggctggcgcggacatgatgggccgaatggccgcctcctctgctgtaaattttctatgattctaagatgtggagatgccggtgatggactggggttgacaattgtaaacaattttacaacaccaagttatagtccagcaattttattttaaattcacaagctttcggaggcttcctccttcctccttcctccttccacatcgttcacctgaggaaggaggaagcctccgaaagcttgtgaatttaaaataaaattgctggactataacttggtgttgtaaaattgtttacaactatgattctaagttatTGAAGTGATGCACTACAGAGTTAAAAAGGTGAGATTTTACAGACTTTAAAGATAGATCTGTTTATTCTGAACTCTCTCGTATTTAATTGGTTGAACAAACATGGCCTTCTGTGCTCTTTGTTTTGCTTTGTGAATATTGAGCCTGAATTCTGAACTTATAAACTAATAGTTACTGCCCTTTTATAGGTGTCACTAAAAACATCCTTGTAGACAAAGAACAGAAGATAGACACAGGAGATGAGTCTGGATGGTAAGTTTGTAACATTGATGAGTGCAGCTTTTTGAGCTCGTCATTGAAGGCTAAATGAAGAAAGATTTGATTCCATTTATATTCCTTCTACAATAGATAATATATTCCATTGGGAAAGTTGGATGGATGTTTGTAAATGACTTATTAGCTGGAACCTATGTGATGTTTCCTTACGACACCAATAAGTTGAAAGGTTCCAAAAAATGGTGCTGATGGGCTTAGATTTAATTATGAACAAAATGGCACTAGTTGCCTAATAGAAACAACCAATTTTACTGGCCAGTtgactcttttttttcttcattgAGCATTTTCCACGTAGGGGTATGTCATTCTTCCATTGATTCTGGCGAGACTGTGTGCTAAACACACAAGTTGTATTGACAGTAGTTCCACGTGCTCTCATCTTTCTACTTCCTATGAAGTCCAGACTTCATGCTGTTTGTTTTTCCCCAACACTGGCATAGAGATCCTTGCATTGCACTTTTTGGACTTGGCTTTGAATACAGTTGGATTAGGTAGGCATGCAGTGTTTAAGGACTCTTTGTCCAGCACTTGGGTGAGATGGTAGAGTGGTTTCCTTCTtggttcagatttttaaaaacaaacttcaGTCAATGCCGCTCTTTTCAGGATACTACCAAATTTCAGTAACACCTATTCCAGTCACTTTTTTGTGGCAACAGAATGGAAAGTCCAAATCTGTAAAAGGATTTAATTACTGTAAAACTTTTGATCCCCTCACCTGGTGGTTGATAGAGACCCTGGAAGAGGTTCAGAGGACGGCCACTAGTTTGATGACTAGTTTAAAGGCTCTCTGTTACCATAGTAGGCTTAGAAAGCTGGGCTTTTAACTCTAGAAAAACATAGCCTTCAAGGGAATTTGATTTGAggcctttaaaataatgaaagggttagtCGGTCCATGTGAATAGGCTATTCAAGCTAGATAGGTTAgggagaactaggggacataagtaAAAATTAcataagcatagaactaggttaaaCGTTAGGAGGTACTATTTTTCACAAAGAGTTTTGGACTTCTAGATCAGGTTGCCAGCATATGCAGTGTGGATTCACTAcaagcattcaaaagggagctggatgagttcctgAGTGTGGCCAACATCTAGAAGGTAGATGGTTTCTGAGTCATTGTAGTCTCCTGGAACTTATTTGATCACCTTTTGGGGGTTGGAGAGGACTTTCACAGAGTTTTTTCCTGTATTGGTCTAAGGCTTTTTCCTCTTTTTGCCCCTCCCTGGCGATtagttggtggggggtggtggggggagccaGATAGTGTGTAGAAGTCATGCCATGACAGTATataacaggcttgatggaccagctggtcttttcctgtattTCATTTTTCCATATTCATATTTCTGTAGTAACTTTATTTTCCTTCCTTCCAGTATTTATGTGTTGTTATCCTGTAGTGGCTGCTCACTGTTACTGGGTAGAATGTACCTTTGCACTCCAGTCCACCTTGACTTCAAACGGAACATATATTGCTTGGCTGTGGCCTATATTGAAAGGCAAGTatgcatatttttttaaaaatcagtctcCAATGTACCATTTGCCCAAAGCATGTGAAATCTATCTAATGTAGAAATATGATTAATTGGAAGAGCATTAAAATTGATTTCACCAACTGTTGTAGATATATGCTACATCTAAGAGTTTGATGTCAATTTAGAGAGAATTTCAAATGAATGAGTAGTCACTTATGAATACAGTTCCACTAACTGCTGAATTTTGCCAGTGTTGATGAGTTAGAAGAACCATGTTATAGGTGTGAGCTATTGAGATATGTTAGATTTTTTAAAGGTAAAAAATAGATGTTTTCATTAAATCTTCAATATTCTCAAGCTTGGATGGACGCTGAATTCATAAGATGGTAGCTAATTAAAAATTTGATGCAAACTACTTTTTTTTGGTCAGCCTGAGTGTCTGGCACACATGAAAGCCTGTCACCATGCTTGGGAATCTCAAAACCAAGCTGCTGAGAAATCCATAtaagtagagtttctgtttgcctaaAATGGAATGCGCATACTCCCCTTGTAGGGATACACCACACTTCTCTAAATCCAGAGAGCTTAAGTGCTgatattttactttttttctccacccccccccacctccttttttaaattgttGTGTTAGACCAATAATATTTGTAGTAGTATGCTTCCCATGCAGGGTTATTCTCAACAAAGGGGCATTGTTATACAAGATCAAGAATAGACTTTGCAAGTCAACGATCATCCTGTGCCCCAGCCTAACCATTGAGAACATCAAATTTGCTCTAACACTTGTCACCAAGAATATAATAACAAGacgttggggggaggagagaagaggcaCCACTTAGTGTAGCACTAAACCATGATGACCCAGAAATCCTAGGTTAaattcctggtctgtactgagttagttgaACTCAGCTGGGATAGCAGTAGGGGGTGATACAAATGGTCTCAGTGCCCCTAGGCCAGGGAAGAGTGGAAAAAAATATTCAGGGTTCCTGCTTCCAATTGCTGTGCAGTGACTTgtgttggaaagtgcatgtgtgaatGTCCAGTTAAAGAGTGGATTAGGATCTACTGTAATTCTTTGTGGTCAAAGAATCTAGTGACCCTTGGCCGAGGTACTGGAGGGTTACTGGCGTTGTGGAACCATGCCTCAGCAGAAGTTAATGCCTTTAGAAGAGGACTGGAAATTGGATGATAAAATTGATGTAGCTttgaagaaagaaataacttgcatttatatagcatctttcacatctgacgtcccaaagcaccagccagccaaataagtacttttgaattgtagtcactgttgtaatgtgcacAGAAAGGCCcttcaaacagcagtgagataaatgactgaataatttttttttggtggtgttggttgagagataaatattggccaagacaccaggagaattcctctgctcttctatgAATATTGCCATTGGATTTTTTTAGTCCCACCTgaaggggcagacagggccttggtttaaggtctcacctgaaagatggtacctACAACTGTGCAGCATTCTCtccactgcactgaagtggccaAATAtaatatgtgcttaagtctctagagtAGGTCTTAAACCCATGACCTGATTCAAGCGAGAGTGTGCTACTGAACCAAGACTGACACCACGTTCTTCATGGATATTCAATTAAGCTAGAACTAAGTGCCGTGGAAAGATTAGTAGTCATAGAACAGAAAGATTAAATCTGTTTTATTCCTTATGAACTTGATCAATGTTTGGAAAACTCCAGGAAAGTGACAACCAAGAGGAGTGCAATTATCTAAGTATATAAGTAGTAATTATAATCGGTAGTTACCTAATTTACCTATGATTTGTTTTTCAAGTTGTAAATGATAATCTTTGGCTTATTTCTGTAGTTATGTCCTTGGCTCCACCACAAATGCAGAATTTGTCGATGAGGGAAAAAAGCCAGTAGTCCTAGAAACTCAAGTTGAAGTCCTTGAAGAACTAGCAAAGGTAACTTTTTGTGTGGTTGAATCTTCAGATTAAGGTTGTCCTGCAGTAGTTTTGCTTTGTTGTCTTGCAAACTAAAATTTTGGTGGACTATAAAATGAACCATTTGAAGAAAAGAACTCTTGTGGAATATTTTGTACTTAAATTGTGTATTGAAGAACAGTTTTGAAATTCAGACCCTATAAGATGCAGTCAGAAgttgtttttttattttgttaCACTTTAACTGCAAAGACATTAATAATATTTTGCAACTCACCAATTTAAATTTTATAGCTGACAAGGCTTTTGTTCTAAAGATGAATTATTTTGATGCATCACCTACAAAGATAATTGCTGTATATATATTTGGAAAAACATAGCTGATGCCATGTGCTATGCAAAAAAACAAAGGTTTGCACTTTTAGGTATGTACCTAGATTTTCATCAGGCTTAATTATTAAATTGTCCTTCGAGAACCAGTTTCTAGAAAAGATATTAAAATATCCATGGAAAAAATGTTACCTGACTACTTTGTTATGGTTTTCATTTTCTATGGCATTTAGAACATTTAGCATGTTATGCTGCTGTTCACAGATGAGCCTTATGATACAATTTTCCTTCCAACAGTCTCAAACTGTGCTGAATCTGATGATTGCAAGACTGGCTGTTGTTGAAGAAAAGATAGAATCATTACAGAATGAGGGATGATTCGAACAGGAATATTACATTCCAAAAATTATGCTGGTGGAAAGATCACATTTTGAAGATATCGGCAGACAATAGATGCCAAAGCTCAGAGAATTAATTCATTAATAGGCAATCTTTAGGGCAGGCCTTTCTTTATACTGCTGTGTGGTGGTATGATGACTTTGTTTGGTGCTGAACCCCAAACCCTATCTCACGTTTGTCAAATATTGTATATGCGTATTGTGCCAGCTACAGAATTTAACTTTGATTAATCGTATCATGTTTAAAAACCTATGGTTAATCAACATTATCCGTTAGGTGCTTGTAGTTGTAAAATTGTATCGTAAGCTACTGTTAAATGATGATATCTATCTCGTATCTGTTTTAGCTTTAGTTAAACAGAGGCAGAGCCATTTCATCTTGGTCCATAGTTATCTTTATAACATTGTTTTAATTGCAGTTTCCTTTCTGTTGTATAAATGTATAATCAGGTTAATgtgaaaaaaataaaactttgtaTAATTTTGATGCATGCAAGTTACTCTTTAATTATATACTTTCtacatttacattttattttattcatagTGAAATTGGGCACAATATTAAAATCTGCTTCTCAGAAGCATTTGACCATTTTGGtataaagttcagagggaaaaatATTGCTTGGCTATTTGAACTATACATTGAAGTTAGAgtaccaccaacaacaacttgcatttaaataggtgtaatcaaaaaaaggTCGTCGATACAAGGAGTGGGTGACCAAGAGTTGGTCAATGAGTTGGGTTTTAAGAGAGAGTCAAAAAGAAGAGGGAGGTGGCCAGgtatagagaattccagagcatggggcctaggcagctgaagccacggTCACCAATGGTTAGGCAAAGGGAGGAGGATGGATAAAATGCCAGAGTCTGAGGAACAGAGTTCTGGGAGTGTTCAAGGGCAGAAGACTGTCACAAAGATGGACAGGAGcgtgaccatgaagggatttaaactcaggatgagaattttaaatttgaagctttGGAGAACCAGGAGCCAATTTAAGTCAGCaatgacaggagtgatgggtgagcggatAGGCAGTGGAGCGACAGATTGATCCTGGAGCAGCGAGTGGGTTTAGCTAAGGAGTGTAAGGCTTGAAAGCATTGATGAGGTACAGCCAGATTgtgtgatggatggctaaaacatttgtgtgccagatatgctcaagtctgtacTGCTTGGCCAAGGGCATTAAATTCTATAGGCAGAGACAAATTAGCAGCTTAGGCAAAATTGAACCAATCAGGAAACTAaactatatattaaaaatggtaagTGGGTCACAATAGaattttcaatgcattttgaaattaAATAATGTCAACCTGGGTCTAGAAATTTCCATTAAAAGTGACCACATTTACCTGCAAAATGTATGGATTCAGGCATACCTGTCAATCTTAGAGACATTTTCTGCACATTCCAAATGTGTACCAGTGCTGCAAAACAGAGAAATTTGAAAGTCAAGAATACTTCACTGAACACATCAAGAGCTGTTTGATGCCCACCTCAATTTGGACAGGTCACAATGCACTTTACTCATGAAAAGATGCACTTTTATTACATCACTGGAAATTTACATTTTGTTTTCAAATAGGAAAAGTAAAAATGATTGTCAggtgaaaagtttaaaaaaataaagttttGTCCATCGTATTTTTTTCTAACTATCTCTGATCTAATGGGTGATGTTTATAATTAAGACTAAAGATTGTGGCAACTCCCAAATGAGTACATGCAAACTGCAAAAAAATCACACATCATCTTCCAGACAGCGTTTTTGAACACATTTGTATGGTAAGTTTGGAGCATAATGGGCaaataaaagaaaatcaaaaaagaTCCACCACTAAGGATATCAAATACCTCCCAATGAATTACAAAGCTGCAGTCTAATCAAGAGGTTCAGATGCCAGCATAAACCATGAAAGAAGAATTCAAATGGATTACATTTATTATTTGAACTTCTTAACTGTATTACTCAGTGGCATCCATTGCAGAGTATAAAATATGCATATAAGGATGATGGCAAATGTTCTTTATGATTTTCAGCAGCGCTGCTGGTACTTGGGCCTATCTGCCCAATTTCCGGGTGCAAACGTGCTGTCTTAAGGGTCACTCCCTGAGCTCAACATAAAGGGAATTTGGTCGGTAGTGAAGTACATTTAGAGCAACATCTACTGAAACAAGTTCTGTGGTTAATAGGGAAAAGCTGAGTACATTGAAGAATACACAGCATTTTGTGAGAAGTGTATTTACAGCTATAATCAGTTCAATCTTTAGAAAGTAAAGTTGACAGTTCAAGTCTAGGTGTTTATCGTTCGCTGCTTGGCACTGTCTGGATATATTACAAGCAATGATGACTCCACGGCTTATGCATTTCTCAAGTCAAGTTTAACCATAAGAGAAATACTGTGTGCACCTAGTACTCAACATCTATCCTCTTTTAGTTGCTATTGCACCAAAGGAAGAACTGGGATttatttaaattgagaaactTAGGTGAAGGTTCAAGTTCTCTACTGCAGGAGACCACCGATGTTTAAAACAGTAGAACAGACGGAATAGgagagatcctgggaaagaatgagttagaggagAGGGTGGGATGAGTCTTGATTACAACATAGTGAGAATGTTATATATTAATCAAGAAAAAATAAGAGcttataacaaaggtaatgcaataatcgtggggattttaatcttcatgtagactggacaaatcaaattggcaaatgtagtctggaggacaagttcatggaatgcattcgagacagtttcctagaacaataagtCGTGGAactaactagggaacaggctattttagatcttgtattgtgtaatgagatagggttaattagtaatctagtaaaggatcctctgcagaagagtgatcatatgatagaatttcacagagTTTGAGATTGATGTACACAGGTTCGAAACTagagtattaaacttaaataaagccaattacataggtatgaggggcgagttggctaaggtagattgggaaattagattaaaaggtatgacgatagataagcaatggcaaacatttaaagaaatatttcaaaattctcaatgaatatacatgccATCGAGAAATAAAAACACCACGGGAAAAGTgaaccatccatggctaactaaagaagttaaggatagtattagattaaaagaggaggcttataatgttgcgaagaagagtaataagcctgaggattgggaaagttttagaaaccagcaaaggatgaccaaaaaattgatgatgtggagatgccggtgatggactggggttgacaaatgtaaacaatcttacaacatcaagttatagtccaacaattttatttgaaaatcacaagctttggcTTCCTccttcaggtgaatgtcaggaaatccttgaacctttcgtatttatattcagagaacaatacctggtgattacagataatcattccaactgcccgttgtcaaggcaatcaaagtgttcagacagagaggtgttacctacaggaccaccaaatatacaaa
Coding sequences:
- the mis18a gene encoding protein Mis18-alpha, coding for MAGVTVDLLTDDEEESKDSRTFISGDSDLPVVFLCSQCRLPLGDSLAWVGANPKENMIYLRSVTKNILVDKEQKIDTGDESGCIYVLLSCSGCSLLLGRMYLCTPVHLDFKRNIYCLAVAYIESYVLGSTTNAEFVDEGKKPVVLETQVEVLEELAKSQTVLNLMIARLAVVEEKIESLQNEG